A single genomic interval of Adhaeribacter pallidiroseus harbors:
- the treY gene encoding malto-oligosyltrehalose synthase, protein MHNPVATYRLQFHKDFTFSDFEGMMAYLQKLGVSTIYASPILEATSGSTHGYDGVNPHRINPEIGTEEQLKTLSKKLKEQGISWLQDIVPNHMAFHPENPWLMDVLEKGPQSTYAKFFDITHNSDTMKGRLMVPFLGAPLEQVIQNKELKVAYAQEQQRFVLQYYDSIYPLGYHSYETILTTGEPTQAIQQLLATLEQLHQTEDATTYSTAFSDFQQQLAGLMKNEVVKASVEKSLAEINNNPEKLAQMADEQTYRLCYWQETDKQINYRRFFTVNGLICLNMQDPEVFQTYHQYIQALREEGIFQGLRIDHIDGLYDPATYLEQLRQYTGEETYLIVEKILEPGEDIPKNWPIQGNTGYDFLSLVNNLFTQNSSEQAFTQFYHQLVGEGAEVQEQIHEKKAYILEHHLAGERENLYQLFQDLNLPENNHLDPEEAENLKKAIGEFLVQCPVYRFYGNQFPLSEEEAAEVSQVFDRMRNDHKDLGSAVDTLEEVILKKPQQADEVYNQRVQQFYQRWMQFSGPLMAKGVEDTLMYTYNRFVGHNEVGDSPEAFGHTPGEFHARMQDRQKNWPLTINATATHDTKRGEDVRARLNVLTDLPEEWLEKVQEWQQLTQDLIQENKPDANDAYFIFQTLVGAYPILAEEEAGFADRLAEYLPKALREAKINSNWTTPAEEYEQATKEFAVKLLDKQSPFWQSFEPFFKKIADFGMVNSLAQVLLKFTCPGTPDTYQGTELWDLSLVDPDNRRPVDYEQRLRYLDELDAYDLNKQEALWTDLWQNRHDARLKLWLTRNLLLERRNNADLFAKGKYIPLAVTGKYKDHVFAFARQHLRTWYIVAVPLHVAAISSGETIDLTAIDWQDTKIILPKNAPADWQNMLLRTSGKYAHELSVQDLFSVLPVSLIKLQAVNERGAGILLHITSLPSPFGIGDLGPEARQFANFLYRSKQKYWQLLPLNPIEQGQGYSPYSSISSRAGNPLLISPELLAKEGLLPNVDLKQYYLPQTGSVDYQEAQRVKDAILNTAWQNFKNGEFQTLQQQFLDYCLTEASWLDDFALYMVLKAQNNGAAWFQWPEEFKQRELQALAEVTAQNQDTLDKIKWIQFIFAKQWKRLRTYCNNRGILLFGDMPFYISYDSVDVWSNSEIFALDEEGKMTGVAGVPPDAFSDDGQLWGMPVFKWDVLQKRDYDWWVGRLRKNIELYDLVRLDHFRAFADYWEVPAGDTTARNGVWQPGPGADFFTYMEKELGSLPFVAEDLGEINDLVLKLRDDFNLPGMKILQFAFGDEMPQNDYIPHNYARNFIAYTGTHDNNTVLGWYRQEGHKYHQQIEHYVGRDLTEEDMYWVMSRLAYASVAKTAILPLQDLLGIDEQGRMNTPGQGEGNWGWRLLPGQLTPEAENVLKEWTNVYNRG, encoded by the coding sequence ATGCATAATCCTGTCGCTACCTACCGACTACAATTTCATAAAGACTTTACCTTTTCCGACTTTGAAGGTATGATGGCCTACCTGCAAAAACTAGGGGTAAGCACCATATACGCCTCTCCTATTCTGGAAGCAACTTCCGGCAGCACGCACGGCTACGATGGCGTTAACCCGCACCGGATTAACCCGGAAATTGGCACCGAAGAACAACTGAAAACCCTCAGTAAAAAGCTGAAAGAACAAGGCATAAGCTGGTTGCAGGATATTGTACCGAACCACATGGCTTTTCATCCGGAAAATCCCTGGCTCATGGATGTGCTGGAAAAAGGTCCGCAGTCCACTTATGCCAAGTTCTTTGATATTACCCACAACAGCGATACCATGAAAGGCCGTTTGATGGTGCCTTTTTTGGGAGCTCCCCTGGAACAAGTTATTCAGAATAAAGAATTAAAAGTTGCGTACGCGCAAGAACAACAACGTTTTGTGTTGCAGTACTACGATAGTATTTATCCCTTAGGCTATCATTCTTACGAAACCATATTGACTACCGGTGAGCCCACTCAGGCCATTCAGCAGCTATTAGCAACGCTGGAACAGCTGCACCAAACCGAAGATGCAACCACCTACTCCACCGCTTTTTCCGATTTTCAGCAACAATTAGCCGGGCTCATGAAAAACGAAGTGGTAAAAGCTTCCGTGGAAAAATCACTGGCCGAGATAAATAACAACCCGGAAAAATTAGCCCAAATGGCCGATGAGCAAACCTACCGCTTGTGTTATTGGCAGGAAACCGATAAGCAAATAAACTACCGCCGGTTCTTCACGGTAAATGGCCTTATTTGTTTGAACATGCAGGATCCAGAAGTATTCCAGACATACCACCAGTACATTCAAGCTTTACGCGAAGAAGGTATTTTCCAGGGCTTACGCATCGACCACATCGACGGCCTTTACGACCCAGCTACCTATTTAGAGCAACTGCGGCAATATACCGGCGAAGAAACCTATTTAATCGTTGAAAAAATATTAGAGCCCGGCGAAGACATTCCGAAAAACTGGCCCATCCAGGGCAATACCGGCTACGACTTTTTATCGCTGGTCAATAACTTATTTACCCAGAACAGCAGCGAACAAGCTTTTACCCAATTTTACCACCAGTTGGTAGGCGAAGGCGCCGAGGTGCAGGAACAAATTCACGAGAAAAAAGCCTATATTCTGGAGCACCACCTGGCCGGTGAACGGGAAAACCTCTACCAGCTTTTTCAGGACTTAAACCTCCCGGAAAATAATCATTTAGACCCCGAAGAAGCCGAAAATTTAAAAAAAGCCATTGGCGAGTTCCTGGTACAATGCCCGGTGTACCGTTTTTATGGCAACCAATTTCCGTTGAGTGAAGAAGAAGCCGCCGAAGTAAGCCAGGTCTTCGACCGTATGCGGAACGACCATAAGGACCTGGGTTCGGCCGTGGATACGCTGGAAGAAGTAATTTTGAAAAAGCCGCAACAAGCAGATGAAGTCTACAACCAGCGGGTGCAGCAGTTTTACCAGCGCTGGATGCAGTTTAGCGGGCCGTTAATGGCCAAAGGGGTAGAAGACACCCTGATGTACACCTACAACCGCTTTGTGGGCCACAACGAAGTCGGCGATTCGCCGGAAGCTTTTGGGCATACCCCCGGAGAGTTTCACGCCCGCATGCAGGATCGGCAGAAAAACTGGCCCTTAACCATTAACGCTACTGCTACCCACGATACCAAACGCGGCGAAGACGTGCGGGCGCGCTTAAACGTGTTAACTGATTTGCCCGAAGAATGGCTCGAAAAAGTACAGGAATGGCAGCAACTCACCCAGGATTTAATCCAGGAAAATAAGCCCGATGCCAACGATGCGTACTTTATTTTCCAGACTTTAGTTGGGGCTTACCCGATTCTGGCGGAAGAGGAAGCCGGCTTTGCCGACCGGTTAGCAGAGTACTTGCCAAAAGCTTTACGCGAAGCTAAAATAAATTCCAACTGGACTACTCCCGCCGAAGAATACGAACAAGCCACGAAAGAGTTTGCGGTTAAATTATTAGATAAGCAATCCCCTTTTTGGCAAAGTTTTGAGCCTTTTTTTAAAAAAATAGCCGATTTTGGCATGGTAAACTCGTTGGCCCAGGTACTTTTAAAATTCACGTGCCCCGGTACCCCCGATACTTACCAGGGAACCGAATTGTGGGATTTAAGCCTGGTAGACCCCGACAACCGCCGGCCCGTAGATTACGAGCAACGCTTGCGCTACCTCGATGAGTTAGACGCCTACGACCTGAACAAGCAAGAAGCCCTCTGGACGGATTTATGGCAAAACCGCCACGATGCCCGCCTGAAACTTTGGCTCACGCGCAACCTGCTTTTGGAGCGCCGCAACAACGCCGATCTTTTTGCGAAAGGCAAATACATTCCGTTGGCAGTAACCGGCAAGTATAAAGATCATGTTTTTGCTTTTGCCCGTCAGCATTTGCGCACCTGGTACATTGTAGCCGTGCCTTTGCATGTAGCCGCCATCAGCTCCGGCGAAACCATAGATTTAACCGCCATCGATTGGCAAGACACGAAAATAATACTACCGAAAAATGCCCCGGCCGATTGGCAAAACATGCTGCTCCGTACTTCCGGTAAATACGCGCACGAGCTATCGGTGCAGGATTTATTTAGTGTGTTGCCCGTTTCCCTTATAAAACTACAGGCGGTAAATGAGCGCGGTGCCGGCATTTTATTACACATTACCTCTTTGCCTTCGCCGTTTGGCATTGGGGATTTAGGTCCGGAAGCCCGGCAATTTGCGAATTTCCTGTACCGGAGCAAACAGAAATACTGGCAGTTATTGCCGCTTAACCCCATTGAACAAGGCCAGGGTTATTCGCCGTATTCCTCAATTTCCAGCCGCGCGGGCAACCCTTTACTCATTAGTCCGGAGTTGCTGGCGAAAGAAGGCTTACTGCCCAATGTAGATCTGAAACAATATTATTTGCCCCAGACGGGGTCCGTTGACTACCAGGAAGCCCAACGCGTGAAAGACGCAATTTTAAATACTGCCTGGCAAAATTTTAAAAATGGCGAATTCCAAACCTTGCAGCAGCAGTTCCTCGACTATTGCTTAACCGAAGCCAGTTGGTTGGATGATTTTGCGTTGTACATGGTGCTCAAAGCTCAGAATAACGGCGCGGCCTGGTTCCAGTGGCCCGAGGAATTTAAGCAACGCGAACTACAAGCCTTAGCCGAGGTAACTGCCCAAAACCAGGATACACTCGATAAAATTAAATGGATACAGTTTATTTTCGCGAAGCAATGGAAACGCCTGCGCACCTATTGCAATAACCGCGGCATTCTGCTTTTCGGCGATATGCCTTTTTATATTTCTTACGACTCCGTGGATGTATGGAGCAATTCCGAGATTTTTGCCCTGGACGAAGAAGGTAAAATGACCGGTGTTGCCGGTGTGCCACCCGATGCTTTCAGCGACGATGGCCAGTTGTGGGGCATGCCCGTTTTTAAATGGGACGTACTCCAAAAACGCGATTACGATTGGTGGGTAGGCCGCCTGCGTAAAAACATAGAATTGTATGATTTAGTACGACTAGATCATTTCCGGGCTTTTGCCGATTACTGGGAAGTACCGGCCGGCGACACCACCGCCCGCAATGGCGTGTGGCAACCCGGTCCGGGAGCCGACTTTTTCACCTACATGGAAAAAGAATTAGGCAGCCTGCCGTTTGTGGCCGAAGACTTAGGCGAGATCAACGACTTGGTTTTAAAACTTCGCGACGATTTTAACTTGCCCGGGATGAAAATTCTGCAATTTGCTTTCGGCGACGAAATGCCGCAGAACGATTACATTCCGCATAATTACGCCCGTAACTTTATTGCTTACACCGGCACCCACGACAACAACACCGTATTGGGTTGGTACCGCCAGGAAGGCCATAAGTACCACCAGCAAATCGAGCATTACGTAGGCCGCGATTTAACCGAAGAGGACATGTACTGGGTAATGAGCCGGTTAGCCTACGCCTCCGTCGCCAAAACGGCTATTCTGCCTTTGCAGGATTTATTGGGAATCGATGAGCAAGGCCGCATGAACACGCCGGGCCAAGGTGAAGGAAACTGGGGCTGGCGCTTGCTCCCTGGCCAGCTTACCCCGGAGGCAGAAAATGTTCTGAAAGAATGGACAAACGTGTATAACCGGGGTTAG
- the treZ gene encoding malto-oligosyltrehalose trehalohydrolase: MYSTSIQQRTIGVNFTATGEASVVLWAPLLNHAAIQVAGKNTLPLTQQDLGFWQLTTHELQPHDRYKFVLNNEQEFPDPTSLAQPEGVHGFSEAINIMDFAWTDENWQNLPLADYILYELHTGTFTPEGTFEAIGTKLDYLKKLGVNTIEIMPVAQFPGTRNWGYDGVFPFAVQHSYGGARGLQRLVDICHQKGIAVVLDVVYNHLGPEGNYLGAYGPFFTDKYNTPWGNALNFDDAWCDGVRQFFIENVLMWFRDFHVDALRLDAVHAIKDFSAVHILREIKMHVDLLMQETGRTHYLIVELDLNDPKFINLVTEQGFGMDAQWIDEFHHALRVAATGESTGYYSDFTGISHLAKAYQDAYVYDGQYSPHRFKKFGLKAEHNPGQQFIVFSQNHDQVGNRMLGERTSQLVSLEMQKLMAGAVLVSPYVPMLFMGEEYAEPHPFLYFVSHTDPDLVEAVRKGRKAEFAAFHALGEAPDPQSEATFNQSKLQWHLLDEEPHQTLFRYYQALIQLRQTNPALKNLNRHHLDVVCNENTKTLLLHRWHENQHVLCLLNFSPEVQSVTLPTYASNWQKLFDSAAPEWNGKAAAPDSISSGIGITLQPESLIIYQND, encoded by the coding sequence ATGTATTCCACTTCTATTCAGCAACGTACTATTGGTGTTAACTTTACCGCTACCGGCGAAGCATCCGTTGTTTTGTGGGCTCCGCTTTTAAACCATGCGGCCATTCAGGTGGCCGGTAAAAATACGTTACCGCTTACCCAACAAGACCTGGGTTTCTGGCAGCTTACTACCCACGAGCTGCAACCCCATGACCGGTATAAGTTTGTGCTGAATAACGAGCAAGAGTTTCCGGACCCCACTTCCCTGGCGCAACCCGAAGGCGTACACGGTTTTTCTGAAGCAATTAATATAATGGATTTTGCCTGGACGGACGAGAACTGGCAGAATTTACCTTTAGCCGACTATATTCTGTACGAACTGCACACCGGCACTTTTACCCCGGAGGGTACCTTCGAAGCGATAGGAACCAAGCTGGATTATTTAAAAAAGTTAGGCGTAAACACCATTGAAATAATGCCCGTAGCGCAATTTCCGGGTACGCGCAACTGGGGCTACGACGGTGTTTTTCCGTTTGCGGTGCAACATTCCTACGGGGGAGCGCGTGGCTTACAACGCTTAGTAGATATTTGCCACCAAAAAGGCATAGCGGTGGTGCTGGATGTAGTGTATAACCACTTGGGGCCGGAAGGTAATTATCTGGGAGCTTACGGTCCGTTTTTCACCGATAAATACAATACGCCCTGGGGAAATGCCTTAAATTTTGATGATGCCTGGTGCGATGGCGTACGGCAGTTTTTCATCGAGAATGTGCTTATGTGGTTTCGTGATTTTCACGTGGATGCCTTGCGCTTAGATGCCGTACATGCCATTAAAGATTTTAGCGCGGTACACATTCTGCGCGAAATAAAGATGCACGTGGACCTGCTGATGCAAGAAACTGGCCGGACTCATTATTTAATCGTGGAATTGGATTTGAACGATCCCAAGTTTATAAATCTTGTAACAGAACAAGGCTTTGGCATGGATGCGCAGTGGATTGATGAATTTCACCATGCCTTGCGCGTAGCAGCCACCGGCGAAAGCACCGGCTATTATTCCGATTTCACCGGCATTAGTCATCTAGCCAAAGCGTACCAGGACGCTTACGTATACGATGGGCAATATTCGCCGCATCGGTTTAAAAAATTTGGTTTAAAAGCCGAACACAACCCGGGTCAGCAATTTATTGTTTTCTCACAGAACCACGACCAGGTGGGCAACCGCATGTTAGGCGAACGAACCAGCCAATTGGTAAGCCTGGAAATGCAAAAATTAATGGCCGGTGCCGTGCTGGTGAGTCCGTATGTACCCATGCTTTTTATGGGCGAAGAATACGCCGAACCCCATCCGTTCTTGTATTTTGTCAGTCACACCGATCCGGATTTAGTAGAGGCCGTACGTAAGGGCCGTAAAGCCGAGTTTGCTGCTTTTCACGCGCTCGGCGAGGCACCCGATCCGCAATCCGAAGCAACTTTTAACCAATCAAAGCTGCAATGGCATTTGTTAGACGAGGAACCGCACCAAACTTTGTTCCGGTATTACCAGGCGCTTATTCAGCTTCGCCAAACAAACCCGGCTTTAAAAAATTTAAACCGGCACCATCTGGATGTGGTCTGTAACGAAAACACCAAAACTTTACTGTTGCACCGCTGGCACGAGAATCAGCATGTGCTTTGTTTGCTGAATTTCTCCCCGGAAGTGCAGTCGGTTACTTTACCCACTTACGCCAGCAACTGGCAGAAATTGTTTGATTCGGCCGCACCTGAGTGGAACGGCAAAGCTGCCGCTCCGGATTCTATTTCCAGTGGCATTGGCATCACCTTACAACCCGAATCTTTGATTATTTATCAGAACGATTGA
- the glgX gene encoding glycogen debranching protein GlgX, which yields MIKTPVVYPGKPYPLGATWDGEGVNFALYAENATGVELCLFDSVEDDSESIIILISERTHQVWHVYLPWAKPGQLYGYRVHGPFDPLNGHRFNANKVLIDPYAKAISGTIQWHDAMFGYNLNQEEPEERDLSFNEQDNAAYIPKAVVIDPYFNWDGDKPPKTPYHKSIIYETHVKGFTKLHPAIPEEIRGTYAALVHPVSIQYLTSLGITAIELMPVHHFVNDSILQDKGLSNYWGYNTIGFFAPDVRYSSSGVLGEQVTEFKNMVKEFHKAGIEVILDVVYNHTGEGNQLGPTLSFRGIDNAAYYRLMPEEKRYYMDYTGTGNTLNAMLPSTLRLIMDSLRYWIIEMHVDGFRFDLASALARELHDVDRLGSFFDIIHQDPVISQVKLIAEPWDIGEGGYQVGKFPPGWTEWNGKYRDCMRDFWRGEQAMLPEFANRLTGSSDLYLDDYRRPTASINFITAHDGFTLNDLVSYNEKHNLHNGEDNNDGEDHNRSWNCGVEGPTDDEWVNTIRNRQKRNFLTTLFLSQGVPMLVAGDEISRTQNGNNNAYCQDNEISWLNWQNADTELLAFTRKLIHLRKNHPIFRRRRWFQGQPIKGIGVEDIAWFLPDGSEMTEEHWNQDFAKSLAVYFSGIGLHSKGPKGEHVYDDSFYIIFNASDIPLPFKLPLKKYGDKWTKILDTSLNKVDEPMEIYKDEDEIRVDSRSIVLLQHPII from the coding sequence ATGATTAAAACTCCTGTTGTTTATCCCGGAAAACCGTATCCCTTAGGTGCTACCTGGGACGGGGAAGGGGTTAATTTTGCTCTTTACGCCGAGAACGCTACCGGCGTAGAACTATGCTTGTTTGATTCCGTCGAAGATGATTCGGAAAGTATTATTATTTTAATTTCGGAACGTACCCACCAGGTATGGCACGTGTATTTACCCTGGGCCAAACCCGGCCAGCTATACGGCTACCGCGTACACGGCCCTTTCGACCCGCTCAACGGCCACCGCTTTAATGCGAACAAAGTATTGATTGATCCTTACGCCAAAGCCATATCGGGCACTATTCAGTGGCACGATGCCATGTTTGGTTACAACTTAAATCAGGAAGAACCGGAAGAACGGGATTTAAGTTTTAACGAACAGGACAATGCCGCTTATATTCCGAAAGCAGTCGTAATCGATCCGTATTTTAACTGGGACGGCGATAAGCCGCCCAAAACACCCTACCATAAATCCATTATTTACGAAACCCACGTCAAAGGCTTTACCAAACTGCACCCGGCCATTCCGGAAGAAATCCGGGGTACCTACGCCGCCCTGGTGCACCCGGTTTCCATTCAGTATTTAACGTCGCTCGGGATTACCGCCATTGAATTAATGCCCGTGCACCATTTTGTAAACGACAGCATTTTACAGGATAAAGGCTTATCTAACTACTGGGGCTACAACACCATTGGCTTTTTTGCCCCGGATGTGCGCTACTCCAGCAGCGGGGTGTTAGGAGAACAAGTAACCGAGTTTAAGAACATGGTGAAAGAGTTTCATAAAGCGGGCATTGAAGTTATTCTGGATGTGGTGTACAACCATACTGGCGAAGGCAACCAGTTAGGACCTACTTTGTCGTTTCGGGGCATTGATAATGCGGCATACTACCGCCTGATGCCCGAAGAAAAGCGTTACTACATGGATTATACCGGTACCGGCAACACGCTCAATGCCATGCTGCCCAGTACCCTGCGTCTGATAATGGATAGTCTGCGTTATTGGATTATCGAGATGCATGTTGATGGTTTCCGTTTTGATTTAGCTTCAGCGCTGGCCCGCGAGCTGCACGACGTGGACCGGCTAGGTTCTTTCTTCGATATTATTCACCAGGATCCGGTTATCAGCCAGGTTAAATTAATTGCCGAACCCTGGGATATTGGCGAAGGGGGCTATCAGGTCGGAAAATTTCCGCCCGGCTGGACCGAGTGGAACGGCAAATACCGCGACTGCATGCGCGATTTCTGGCGCGGCGAACAAGCCATGTTACCGGAATTTGCCAACCGCCTAACCGGTAGCTCCGATTTATACCTCGACGATTACCGTAGGCCCACGGCCAGTATTAATTTTATTACGGCCCACGACGGCTTTACCCTGAATGATTTAGTATCGTACAACGAAAAGCACAATTTACATAACGGTGAAGATAATAACGACGGCGAAGATCATAACCGCTCCTGGAATTGTGGCGTAGAAGGACCCACAGACGACGAATGGGTAAACACCATCCGGAATCGGCAGAAACGTAATTTCTTAACTACCTTGTTTTTATCGCAAGGCGTGCCCATGTTGGTTGCCGGCGACGAAATCAGCCGCACGCAGAACGGGAATAACAATGCCTATTGTCAGGATAACGAAATCTCGTGGCTTAATTGGCAAAACGCTGATACCGAGCTGCTAGCTTTTACCCGTAAACTAATCCATCTGCGTAAGAATCACCCTATTTTCCGGCGCCGGCGTTGGTTTCAGGGCCAGCCTATTAAAGGCATTGGCGTAGAAGATATTGCCTGGTTTTTACCCGACGGTTCCGAAATGACCGAGGAGCACTGGAACCAGGATTTCGCTAAATCTTTGGCTGTTTATTTCAGCGGAATTGGTTTGCACTCCAAAGGTCCGAAGGGCGAGCACGTGTACGACGATTCATTTTACATTATTTTCAACGCCTCCGATATCCCGCTGCCGTTTAAGTTACCGCTTAAAAAATACGGTGACAAATGGACTAAAATTTTGGACACCAGCCTGAACAAAGTAGATGAGCCCATGGAAATCTACAAAGATGAAGACGAAATCCGGGTTGATTCCCGCTCTATTGTATTGCTGCAACATCCTATTATTTAG